The following are from one region of the Brienomyrus brachyistius isolate T26 chromosome 4, BBRACH_0.4, whole genome shotgun sequence genome:
- the LOC125739749 gene encoding proline-rich protein 36-like encodes MTDRKKRRKQRRRKHLEELISLGACSLANPWPLAEGEREELVLGSDPEPLYLGAYSLARLWAPSDDDEEDEPFTFPVLEPIPPEQLPPLDRYSYRPERLANWGGFRAVRDSIPRVPRVPKRIAPVSPSQDLPVLPALSAQLPPLQPAQPEQPSPLSATSAQLPPPAACQSEQPPLPADPDPVQPPLPAETTPTPTPKAPSLPLLQPAALGQAPPLQQPAAPGQAPPLQQPAAPGQAPLPLPALVTLPPVTPLSSPRHP; translated from the coding sequence atgacagaccgtaagaaaaggaggaagcagaggagaaggaagcaCCTGGAGGAGCTGATCAGTCTGGGCGCCTGCTCCCTCGCCAACCCCTGGCCTCTCGCGGAGGGCGAGAGagaggagctcgtcctgggcTCTGACCCAGAACCGCTCTATCTGGGAGCCTACTCCCTAGCGAGGCTCTGGGCTCCCAGCGACGACGACGAGGAGGATGAGCCCTTCACGTTCCCTGTGCTGGAGCCTATCCCCCCGGAGCAGCTACCGCCCCTGGACCGGTACAGTTACCGGCCCGAACGACTGGCAAATTGGGGAGGTTTTAGGGCTGTAAGGGACTCGATCCCCCGAGTGCCCCGGGTCCCGAAGAGGATCGCACCCGTCTCCCCCTCCCAGGACTTGCCAGTTCTGCCTGCGCTGTCAGCGCAGCTCCCGCCTCTGCAACCTGCGCAGCCGGAGCAGCCATCACCGCTGTCCGCTACGTCTGCGCAGCTTCCTCCACCTGCGGCTTGCCagtccgagcagccgccgctgcctgcggaccccgatcccgtgcagccgccgctgcctgcggagaCCACGCCCACACCCACGCCCAAGGCGCCCTCTCTGCCGCTCCTACAGCCTGCAGCTcttgggcaggcgccccccctgcagcaacctgcagctcccgggcaggcgccccccctgcagcaacctgcagctcccgggcaggcgccccttcCACTGCCTGCCCTAGTGACTTTGCCCCCAGTGACTCCTCTGTCCTCGCCCCGTCATCCTTGA